From a region of the Panicum virgatum strain AP13 chromosome 2K, P.virgatum_v5, whole genome shotgun sequence genome:
- the LOC120681601 gene encoding uncharacterized protein LOC120681601: MERFRVPNPGADAVAGPLQSPMEPSPSSSSPPPARRRSPEVRRVRKRALEEVLEQVQRALEMLRDAEDPDLGVSVLSGDTAAAPTEGEGREGGAGDDADDGTTSSVASDSDYETAQMCDLLKSKIESLEFLKKLEGIQKSVYQDGAVEPDISWDIVKAVDLWEDDDLDDGYVLVKQEDVVDGITSFMAAYLLSLKKTKDLSPDQLQKALRKTFSAEKKKSRIRKAWDGTKVIYNVASWGATAVGFYDNQALRTVATTAFRTSCRVISKFL, translated from the exons ATGGAGCGATTCAGAGTCCCAAATCCGGGCGCCGACGCCGTCGCGGGTCCGCTTCAATCCCCGATGGAGCCCtcgccatcctcctcctcgccgccgccggcgcgccggcggtcGCCGGAGGTGCGGAGGGTGCGGAagcgggcgctggaggaggtgctggagcagGTCCAGCGGGCGCTCGAGATGCTCCGCGATGCCGAAGACCCTGATCTCGGCGTGTCCGTCCTCTCGGGGGACACCGCAGCGGCGCCGACGGAGGGCGAGGGCCgcgagggcggcgccggtgaCGATGCAGATGACGGGACGACGTCGTCGGTGGCGAGTGACTCCGACTACGAGACGGCCCAG ATGTGTGACCTTCTTAAATCTAAGATTGAATCGCTTGAGTTCCTTAAAAAGCTCGAGGGTATTCAGAAGTCAGTATATCAAGATGGTGCAG TTGAACCTGATATATCATGGGATATAGTAAAGGCAGTGGATTTGTGGGAAGATGATGACCTAGATGATGGGTATGTTCTTGTTAAGCAGGAGGACGTAGTTGATGGGATCACTTCCTTTATGGCCGCATACTTGTTATCGCTCAAAAAAACTAAG GACCTGTCTCCTGATCAACTTCAGAAAG CCCTTCGGAAAACATTTTCAGCTGAAAAGAAGAAAAGTAGAATCAGGAAGGCCTGGGATGGGACTAAAGTCATTTATAATGTTGCTTCATGGGGTGCTACAGCTGTTGG CTTCTACGATAACCAAGCATTACGTACAGTAGCAACTACAGCCTTTCGGACGTCCTGCCGTGTGATATCCAAGTTTCTGTGA
- the LOC120681596 gene encoding glucose-6-phosphate isomerase 1, chloroplastic-like: MASISGAAAPPSSAACRLRLRRHLLLRPSHLRLRAPHSIADLSRSSSSSNSAPTPAQPLGTAAAANGSGGARRAVEKDPIKLWERYVEWLYQHKELGLFVDVSRMGFTEEFLQQMEPRMQRAFADMRELEKGAIANPDEGRMVGHYWLRDPSLAPNSFLRNKIETALDSILAFSQDIVSGKIQSPSGRFTSILSIGIGGSALGPQFVAEALAPDNPPLKIRFIDNTDPAGIDHQIAQLGPELATTLVIVISKSGGTPETRNGLLEVQKAFRDAGLEFSKQGVAITQENSLLDNTARIEGWLARFPMFDWVGGRTSEMSAVGLLPAALQGIDIKEMLVGAALMDEETRNTVVKENPAALLAFCWYWASDGIGSKDMVVLPYKDSLLLLSRYLQQLVMESLGKEFGLDGNRVNQGLTVYGNKGSTDQHAYIQQLREGVHNFFVTFIEVLRDRPPGHDWELEPGVTCGDYLFGMLQGTRSALYANDRESISVTVQEVTPRTVGALVALYERAVGIYASLVNINAYHQPGVEAGKKAAGEVLALQKRVLTVLNEAACKDPTEPLTLDEIADRCHCPEDIEMIYKIIQHMAANDRALIAEGSCGSPCSVKVYLGECNVDEDMQAA, encoded by the exons atggcgtccatctccggcgcggcggcgccgccctcgtccGCCGCGTGCcgcctgcggctgcggcggcacctcctgctccgcccctcccacctccgcctccgcgcgcccCACTCCATCGCTGACCTCTCCCGCTCATCCAGCTCCTCCAACTCCGCCCCGACCCCGGCCCAGCCGCtgggcaccgcggcggcggcgaacggcagcggcggcgcccgccgcgcgGTGGAGAAGGACCCGATCAAGCTGTGGGAGCGCTACGTCGAGTGGCTCTACCAGCACAAGGAGCTCGGCCTCTTCGTCGACGTCAGCCGGATGGGGTTCACGGAGGAGTTCCTGCAGCAGATGGAGCCGCGGATGCAGCGCGCCTTCGCCGACATGCGGGAGCTCGAGAAGGGCGCCATCGCCAACCCCGACGAGGGCCGCATGGTGGGGCACTACTGGCTCCGCGACCCGTCCCTCGCACCCAACTCCTTCCTCCGCAACAAGATCGAGACCGCCCTCGACAGCATCCTCGCCTTCTCCCAAGACATCGTCTCCGGCAAG ATTCAATCACCATCTGGTCGTTTCACTTCAATCCTTTCTATTGGAATCGGAGGGTCAGCTTTGGGCCCTCAATTTGTCGCTGAGGCACTTGCACCTGATAACCCTCCATTGAAG ATAAGGTTTATTGACAACACCGATCCTGCTGGGATTGATCATCAAATTGCTCAACTAGGACCTGAGCTAGCGACTACTCTTGTAATTGTCATTTCTAAG AGTGGAGGCACACCTGAAACCCGCAATGGTCTACTCGAAGTACAGAAAGCCTTCCGAGATGCGGGGCTGGAATTTTCGAAACAG GGTGTTGCAATTACTCAAGAAAATTCTCTGTTGGATAACACTGCCAGAATAGAGGGATGGTTAGCTCGATTTCCTATGTTTGACTGGGTCGGTGGCAGAACTTCGGAAATGTCAGCTGTGGGTTTACTTCCAGCTGCATTGCAG GGTATTGATATCAAGGAAATGCTAGTTGGCGCGGCTTTAATGGATGAGGAAACCAGGAACACTGTG GTTAAAGAAAATCCAGCAGCATTGCTTGCATTTTGTTGGTACTGGGCATCAGATGGGATAGGCAGTAAG GATATGGTTGTGCTTCCTTACAAAGATAGTTTGCTACTTCTGAGTAGATATTTGCAACAACTTGTCATGGAATCTCTTGGGAAAGAATTCGGCCTGGATGGCAACCGG GTGAATCAAGGGCTAACTGTATATGGCAACAAAGGAAGCACTGATCAGCACGC TTACATTCAGCAGCTGAGAGAAGGTGTACACAACTTCTTCGTTACTTTTATTGAGGTCTTGCGTGACAGGCCTCCTGGTCATGATTGGGAGCTTGAACCTGGAGTCACATGTGGTGACTATTTGTTTGGGATGTTACAG GGAACCCGTTCTGCTCTTTATGCAAATGACCGGGAATCGATCTCTGTTACTGTTCAAGAAGTAACTCCTAGAACTGTTGGAGCACTGGTTGCTCTTTATGAACGTGCTGTGGGGATTTATGCTTCTTTGGTAAATATAAATGCTTATCATCAGCCTG GTGTTGAGGCTGGGAAAAAGGCGGCTGGAGAAGTACTAGCACTTCAGAAAAGGGTGCTGACTGTATTAAATGAGGCCGC CTGCAAGGACCCTACTGAGCCATTGACCCTAGATGAAATCGCAGATCGCTGTCATTGCCCAGAAGAT ATCGAGATGATCTACAAAATAATCCAGCACATGGCTGCGAACGACAGAGCGCTTATAGCAGAAGGTAGCTGTGGTTCTCCTTGCAGCGTCAAGGTCTATCTCGGAGAATGCAATGTAGATGAAGACATGCAGGCTGCTTAG
- the LOC120681602 gene encoding protein CURVATURE THYLAKOID 1D, chloroplastic-like: protein MALAGLVRVLPPRPSPVSRPKQLKQGLGGRGGASLAVRAKDSDDFGALLSEKPAAPAPAERGGWEGFGRGVASAAAEEEEEKKEEEVQSEPVSWDVLNQIGVELDSDKSYSALVYGTSAVVAIWISSIVVSALDSVPLVPQVMEVVGLGFTIWFTSRYLIFKENRDELITRVRSIKKQILGSHDN, encoded by the exons ATGGCTCTCGCCGGGCTCGTGCGGGTCCTCCCTCCGCGACCCTCGCCGGTCTCGCGGCCCAAGCAGCTCAAGCAAG GTttaggcggccgcggcggggcctcACTGGCCGTGCGGGCGAAGGACTCCGACGACTTTGGGGCCCTGCTCTCGGAGAagcccgcggcgccggcgcccgcggagcGGGGCGGGTGGGAGGGGTTCGGCCGGGGTGTGGccagtgcggcggcggaggaggaggaggagaagaaggaagaggaggtgCAGAGCGAGCCGGTCTCGTGGGACGTCCTCAACCAGATCGGCGTCGAG TTGGACTCCGACAAATCATATTCCGCTCTCGTATATGGCACATCTGCTGTTGTTGCAATTTGGATATCATCGATTGTGGTTTCTGCACTTGATTCAGTCCCCTTG GTTCCTCAGGTGATGGAAGTTGTTGGCCTTGGCTTCACAATTTGGTTCACGTCGAGATATCTGATATTTAAG GAGAACCGTGATGAACTTATCACCAGAGTTAGGTCCATCAAGAAGCAAATATTAGGTTCTCATGACAACTGA